A genomic region of Pseudomonas sp. MPC6 contains the following coding sequences:
- a CDS encoding RHS repeat-associated core domain-containing protein translates to MITSPHVVCRYRYDALDRLTGLELVGQTSLQRFYCHQHLVTDLQGQASQSVFQQGTRLLALQSREGDAINGQLLATDQQRSVLRVTDPGGSVQQVYTPYGHRRAESGLGSLLGFNGEAVDPVSGHYLLGIGHRVFNPVLMRFNSPDRLSPFDMGGLNPYAYCFGDPVNFSDPTGRFAEIGRLVTSLFGVVNARIVMSPAIPYKLAKDALQWGAAGQLPLKYTVGAAGSTVAGVATMVSALTGVASAVAAITGDSESAKTLGFVALGLAGLTVVSRLGSKWAARDPRTIPALKSFVEGRKQPVAMPSPVSGVLPESLLPSAPPLTPGSPQASAPFSTPGPIGFEGFRYPENTSRTVNFLNKQLDRQPGIFKNAKRIRRHST, encoded by the coding sequence ATGATTACTTCACCCCATGTTGTGTGTCGGTATCGCTATGACGCACTGGATCGTTTGACCGGACTGGAGTTAGTCGGGCAAACCAGTTTGCAACGGTTTTACTGTCACCAGCATCTGGTAACAGACCTGCAAGGGCAGGCCAGCCAGTCCGTATTTCAGCAAGGCACCCGGTTGCTGGCGTTGCAATCGCGCGAAGGCGATGCCATCAATGGTCAATTGCTGGCCACCGATCAGCAGCGTTCCGTCTTGCGTGTCACCGACCCCGGGGGATCTGTGCAGCAGGTCTATACGCCTTACGGTCATCGCCGGGCTGAAAGTGGTCTTGGCAGTCTTCTGGGTTTCAACGGCGAAGCGGTCGATCCGGTCTCTGGCCATTATTTACTGGGTATTGGTCATCGGGTATTCAACCCGGTGCTGATGCGTTTCAATAGCCCGGACAGATTGAGTCCGTTTGATATGGGGGGGCTCAATCCGTATGCGTATTGTTTTGGGGACCCAGTGAATTTCAGTGATCCGACGGGGCGGTTTGCCGAGATTGGCAGGCTCGTCACGAGCCTTTTCGGTGTAGTGAACGCACGGATTGTCATGTCCCCGGCCATCCCCTACAAGCTAGCCAAGGATGCCTTGCAATGGGGGGCGGCGGGGCAGTTACCGTTGAAATACACCGTCGGTGCAGCGGGTTCGACCGTGGCAGGTGTCGCGACGATGGTTTCGGCTTTAACGGGGGTTGCCAGTGCCGTTGCTGCAATTACCGGAGACTCTGAATCGGCCAAAACCCTGGGGTTTGTTGCGTTGGGGTTGGCAGGGCTTACGGTGGTATCAAGATTGGGTTCTAAATGGGCCGCTCGTGATCCCAGGACCATTCCCGCCTTGAAGAGTTTTGTGGAAGGCCGTAAACAGCCGGTGGCTATGCCTTCACCTGTTTCAGGAGTACTGCCAGAGTCCCTTCTACCTTCAGCACCTCCTCTGACTCCAGGCTCGCCACAAGCATCAGCACCATTTTCGACACCTGGGCCGATTGGTTTTGAAGGCTTCAGGTATCCTGAAAATACTAGTCGGACAGTCAATTTTTTGAACAAACAACTCGACAGGCAGCCTGGCATTTTCAAGAATGCCAAGCGCATTCGCCGTCACTCCACATAA